attatttccggtgctctgaaaattcaagtaaaatttgagggctccttttagaccaaggagaatttaacaaaaattctccgggccacattcgaatttttctggtacgtattttagtgtttgtcaatttcttttcgaattttaattaattctattattccttttagggaatgatttttaattcgggatgaatttatcaggacgtgacagtttcatatttaatttgttaacttagtagagagtgaggggaagttCAGGAAGGAGTGCCCTGAAATATCGGAGTTCCTTCGAGAATTTTACGGAGGAGTGCTGGAATGTCGGCATTCTACCAACGGAGGCTACGGAGGCGACAGTGTAGGCGCGGCAACCAGGAAGGTGCAGAAAGAGAGGGAAATATCCTGGAATCTGATACAATGTAGAAGGAATTAGAGGAACACCACACACCCAATGTTGTGGGATGACCATGTATTGTTATAGTATAGCTAAGGTACAAGATCCTCAAATGGAGGAGAATACAAGGAATACAATGATACAATATGATCTATACATATATGGTTATACATTCCTGGTATGCATTGCGACAAACAGAGGAATAGTGCATCTCTCTCtggtgtttttttgtttttaacgATGATGTGGGTGTGGGTGAGTTGGGCTTTTTGCAGGAGTTTAGCTGGGCTGTTGGCAAGGTCTTAGAATTGGGCCAGTACTGAGAAAGCTGTTAAAAAATTGAAAGCGTGTTTTTGAGGTAGAAGTGAATCCGACATTTTTTATTTGATGCTTACGTGGAAGACTGTGGTGCAAGATAGAAAATATTTAATGCTAATTAGTAGGCTGCGATTGTATAGTAATAGAGGATTACAAATAAAACTCTTGCGCCACAATTACACAGCAAGATTATCAGCATTTTGGCTTATCCAAATAGTCCTTACTGGAAACAAATATAACATATAACAAAGACAAATTAAAGTAGGAAAGGGGAAAATGCAATAGTTTTATATTTCTTTTGTCTTATAACAAGGTTTATCATATGACACAAACATTTGAATTATAGCACACTACTTTATTAACTATGTTGTTACACAACACGACATAGATAATCCCCTACTATGCTTAACTTACAGCGGACTATCCGTTTCCCGAGCCTTCCAGAAGGCTCTTTCTGGCATGCAGGCAAAATCCATCTGTTAGGATGTATCCATCCATTGGTAAGGATGAGCTGGAAGAGTCATCAAAGCATGGCACGGAGGGTTAGATCACCAGGGGCGGGTTGATGCAAAAAATTAGTATTCCGCCATTAGATCAATGTACAAGTGTCTAGATATGCAGTGGTATAAGAGGAAAGATGCAAAGAAGGCTAACAAAACACATGCGACAAACCCGCAAGGAAACAATTAGAGACAACTAACCTTTATACTTTTTTTCATCAATTAAAGTGCATCTAGTTGGCACCCACAATATCTTCACTACCTTGTAGTTCTATATAAACCGGTTTTCCTGGTTCCCATTCTCTCATCAATCATCCTATAGTTGCTCCCCTATTTCAGCATCTCAATTTAAGAAAGGTCACTCATCTCTATTAGTATGATAAAGTTATTCTAATTCCTAAGTAGATGCATTATTAGTTATTCTATTTTAGTGTACATATTGCTATTATCTAAGTTTGCAAGATGAGAAAAATCTAGTTTCTATTCAATTTAGATATTTTTGTGGCGTGTAATAACATGTTGATTCGATGAAGTACTTAACAATGTTCTGTTCTTGCCATACTTCAAAATATAGGTGTGAAGGCATGCCGATCCCGGAAAAGGACGGGGTGGAGGACAATCAAGAGGATGATACATTTTCAAGGTTGCAATTGCTTGCACAACAACGACATGCCATGGAGAAGTTCTGGAGGATGAGCCAGGAACAGATCGAAGAATCCGCAGGCAACGAAGAGCTTATACTGCCGATTTCCCGTGTCAAGAATATCATCCATGCAAAGGAGGGTGGTATGATGTTATCTGCTGATACCCCAGCTTTTGTAACAAAACTTTGTGAACTTTTCGTCCAGGAGCTCATCCTTCGTGCTTGGGTGTGCGCCAACTCACACAATCGTGAAATCATACTTGGCACAGATATTGCTGAGGCAATCACCACCACAGAATCCTATCACTTTCTTGCTAATGTAGTCCATGGCCACCAGGCGCTAGGAAGCAACATACCAGAGATAGGGGTTTCTGCTTGGAAGCGCCATAAGCTAGATGAAATGACCTCACTCTGCCATCCTCCCCAAGCAGTGCAGGTCACAGATTTAGCTAACCATCCACCCAATATTCCTGTTTGTCCTCCTATAGGTCAATCGGGTACTCAGCACACAACATCTACACATGTTTTGATGATGCAAGGAGAATCTATTCACAAGGCAAGTAAAGAAAAATCCCCACTGAAGGAAGTGATGGTGCCGACCAACAAGGTGGGCATGACCAACAGCTCTTATGGAGTTCCTAATGGTGGTGGTGCTACTAGTAGTAAAGTTGTTATTGATAGCCCGAAAGGCGAAACAGCACAAGTTTTCTCTTCCCAGCATGCATGTCCTTCCCTAGAAGATAACTATGTTATTCCCATTCCTGCTGGACATGGTGATAGTTTTCGTACTCTTGATGAGGCCAATATACCCCAGCTACATCAGGAGCAGAAAAACTTTATTTCACAAGATGCTATTGTTGGTGAAAACATTCCGCTGAATGAGTCTTTGGAAAAGAGCAAGCATAAGGATGAGGACTTACTTTTTCCTGACAAAGATCTTCCTGAGTGATCTACAAGACAGAAGATGAATTTCATGACAATACTAGGAATACAAAATAAGCAACGAACTGAAGAAGGATGCATCCTGGTTAATCCATCGACCATGTCTTAGTAGAGTTTTCTTCTGTGTTTCTGTGTTGAAGCTTTATGATTTACCTTATACTTTAGTCAAGATGAATAAGAAATAAGTATGTGTTTCCGTGTGAGGCGGTAATATGTAGTACCTTGTATTTCCATCCATCTTCGTATGGACAATAATAATAAGACCTCTGTTTGCTTCATGATATAATCAAGCTCTCATAAGTTGTATAGCTGATTTAGCAATACCTCGCAAGCTAGAAAGATTGTCTGTAATTGTTCATTTTATCATCATATTCAAATCTTTGTGAATTCCAAAACTGACATGTCAGTACAAAATCTGGCAGGAGTACAAAACTTTCAGCTCCTCACCTACTCATGAAAATTCAATGTAATACATAGACATGGCAGGGCAGTTAACATATTTTTGGTGGCACGAGTTAAAGTCAGCATCGAGTTGAAACCATGGATTATACAAGCAGGATTAAGTTGAAATTTCAGAAGAAATAGGGAGGCCTCTACTGGCACAATGCGGTCATGCCAGTCAATGCCTCCTCTAGgatattttttatattgttGTGTACAATCTAATTGATGTTGTGCAAAATACATCCAAATGACCAGTCGCACAGTATGGTCGCTATAAAGAATAGTTCACTAGCATAACTAACAATAAAACTATAATGTAAATCTCTATCTATCTAGCTATTAacctatatattatatacttaTACTAATTGGGTACTTCCTACGAGCTCTCACGTTAATCAGAAAGATCCATCCAATGATTAGGTAGATCATATTATCATAACCATAGATCATATCGAGAATCCgtattaaataaataatatatatattattaaaacttgCCATCCAATCTATGTATGCCATTGTAACTATCCAATTCTCTACCAACAAATAAATATATCGATCTTGGACTATCATGAGCACGATCCTATCTTTCTTCTTGTATCAATATCACATTACCAGACTCCTAGCAGACGACGCCGTGTCAGCGGGTGCTTCAGCACTCGAGAGAGATTCGTGTAGTGCAATCGCGGTATGCACTTGTGTAGGATACGGCTAAATTCCGTTACGACATATGATGCCTCGGTGTTGTCATCGGTTTGAATCTTCTATAGAGTTCTCTGTGTTTAGTTACCGATGTTGATTTCGGGGCTAGTTTTAATACAAGTACCATTAGAGCCTCAGGAGAGCTCAGGTTGGCCAGCGAGGATGGAAATAAAGGGCTAcagacaaccaaaatttggTGAAGTTGTAAATCCAATGGCCCGTTTGAAAATTTTAAGGGTGTATTGAGTCCACTTTGGAAACATAAACCGGAGATTACAAGCATCTTGAGAGTTTAAAAATACCCCGTTCCATACCGATCCACAAATCAAGTAGTTCAAGCTTCCACGGCATGGGACTATAGGACATAAAAACAAGAGGCCCCATCGGTTGCTTACGGCTAATTAGAAGTTGTGACGGCTTATTAGTGATCAAAAATTGATTTGTGAGTAAAATTTTTGTCTATGTGTTCTTAGCGCCTTAAAAGCCaaaactgaaaaagaaactacatcaaaaaagcatcaaaattaactttaaaatcgagttttaaaattcaaaattggtATTGTCTTATAAGTCATAGGGCAAACTATGAGTCTTAATTACATATTTGGGTGTGTGCTAAGTCAAAATTCTTTGagatttgaccaaattcattaaaaaaatatatcagaatattaaaaacaaaacaaatatactcTCCACCTCCTATTAGGCTTATAGATGTACAGGGACTCTAAGAACTCTAGTCCCAAGCAATAAATAAGTAGATGCAACATCTGATCTCTTCTTTTTATAAAGCTAATGCCCACTAAACACCTCaagcttaacatgcaagcaTGACACATCAACCCACTAAGCACACAAAGCTCAACATGgaagcatatagtaattatatctacaatttatttcattctaaaactaaacgTACACATGCTAAATTATCATTCTCAAttcattttcacaatatttcaatccaaatcatttaATCATTTGTACAACATCTAACATATATCCCTCAACAAAGCGCTGTTAGTTATCCAACTCTTTCCTAGATGCATCCCTCACAAATAAGTACAAGGAAATTTGCAGTGAACTAGGGCATATCATGCTAGTAATTTTGTTTGCCACTGGGTTTAGACAAAAGTGCAGAAATGGTCAGAGAATAAACAAAAAGAACAGAAAATTCCACAAACCCTGAATGTTGGAACAATAGTGGACCAAG
Above is a window of Oryza sativa Japonica Group chromosome 10, ASM3414082v1 DNA encoding:
- the LOC4348238 gene encoding DNA polymerase epsilon subunit C, giving the protein MPIPEKDGVEDNQEDDTFSRLQLLAQQRHAMEKFWRMSQEQIEESAGNEELILPISRVKNIIHAKEGGMMLSADTPAFVTKLCELFVQELILRAWVCANSHNREIILGTDIAEAITTTESYHFLANVVHGHQALGSNIPEIGVSAWKRHKLDEMTSLCHPPQAVQVTDLANHPPNIPVCPPIGQSGTQHTTSTHVLMMQGESIHKASKEKSPLKEVMVPTNKVGMTNSSYGVPNGGGATSSKVVIDSPKGETAQVFSSQHACPSLEDNYVIPIPAGHGDSFRTLDEANIPQLHQEQKNFISQDAIVGENIPLNESLEKSKHKDEDLLFPDKDLPE